In Aphelocoma coerulescens isolate FSJ_1873_10779 chromosome 25, UR_Acoe_1.0, whole genome shotgun sequence, a genomic segment contains:
- the LOC138098468 gene encoding keratin, type I cytoskeletal 9-like — protein sequence MVSSGCSSPCEVSCPQPYADAWSQPCVTSCGDSRAVVYPPPVVITFPGPILSSCPQESIVGTSFPSGAIESSGSGGAIGGSYGGSGSMGGSGGSYGGGSSSIGGIGGSCGVGSFISDFGGSYGGGSSIGGIGGSYGGGSSFGGGSYGRSRSFGSGGSYGRSRSFGSGGSYGGGRSFGSGGSYGGGRSFGSGGSYGEGRSFGSGGSYGGGRSFGNRRSFGSSSGGFGGSSSGGFGGSSGGGFGGSSGGGFGGPSSGGFGGPSSGGSSYGGGSFGGGSYGGGSSSSGRFGGGNCSFYF from the coding sequence ATGGTGAGCAGTGGCTGCTCGTCCCCGTGCGAGGtgtcctgtccccagccctaCGCGGACGCCTGGAGCCAGCCCTGCGTCACCTCCTGCGGGGACTCGCGGGCCGTGGTCTATCCTCCGCCCGTGGTCATCACCTTCCCGgggcccatcctcagctcctgcccccAGGAGAGCATCGTGGGCACCTCCTTCCCATCTGGGGCCATAGAATCTTCTGGATCCGGAGGCGCCATTGGGGGATCCTATGGAGGCAGTGGCTCCATGGGAGGATCAGGGGGTTCCTATggtggaggcagcagctccatAGGGGGAATTGGGGGTTCCTGTGGAGTGGGCAGCTTCATAAGTGATTTTGGGGGCTCCTATGGAGGCGGCAGCTCCATAGGGGGAATTGGTGGTTCCTATGGAGGCGGCAGCTCCTTTGGGGGCGGCTCTTATGGAAGGAGCAGATCCTTTGGCTCTGGAGGCTCCTATGGAAGGAGCAGATCCTTTGGCTCTGGAGGCTCCTATGGAGGGGGCAGATCCTTTGGCTCTGGAGGCTCCTATGGAGGGGGCAGATCCTTTGGCTCTGGAGGCTCCTATGGAGAGGGCAGATCCTTTGGCTCTGGAGGCTCCTATGGAGGGGGAAGATCCTTTGGGAACAGAAGATCCTTCGGCTCCTCCAGCGGCGGCTTCGGGGGCTCCTCCAgcgggggctttgggggctCCTCTGGCGGCGGCTTTGGGGGCTCCTCTggtgggggctttgggggcccCTCCAGCGGCGGCTTTGGGGGCCCCTCCAGCGGGGGCAGCTCTTATGGGGGGGGCTCCTTTGGAGGGGGTTCCTATGGAgggggcagctccagctccggGAGGTTTGGAGGAGGAAACTGCAGCTTTTATTTCTGA